Proteins encoded by one window of Candidatus Brocadia sp.:
- a CDS encoding NADH-quinone oxidoreductase subunit N, with the protein MTFNVLSILPILILAGFAMIVLLVDVLSSRRLGEKNLLVYLSLMGIVTAAIFTRNPTGTILFSFNETFTIDNYSLFFNFIFLLSTGLTILISHSYIKREGINHGEYYALIMFATIGMMLMAAGADLLNIYIGLEVMSISIYILTGFQRSKLISNEASLKYFLLGAFATGFLLYGISVIYGSTGTINLKQIAGFIAGKGGISDPLLLMGMGLIIIGLGFKVASVPFHAWVPDVYEGAPTAITAFMSVGPKAAGFAAFLRIFMTAFESTHYEWQKVIYILAILTMTIGNIVAITQTNIKRMLAYSSIAHAGYLLIALVAANNMGVPGTLFYILAYTFMNIGAFAIVIVLSHKGDEFIQINDYAGLGFKHPLLAIAMTLFMLSMAGVPPMAGFVGKFYIFSAAIKSGYVGLAVIGVINSVISVYYYLRITVIMYMKESTREFTPLTLSPFIVAAIVISVVGTLQLGIFPSRVMEIAQQATLLLR; encoded by the coding sequence ATGACGTTTAATGTCCTGAGCATCTTACCGATCCTGATCCTGGCAGGTTTTGCCATGATCGTACTCTTAGTAGATGTGTTATCTTCAAGGAGATTGGGAGAGAAGAACCTCCTTGTCTATCTGTCATTGATGGGAATTGTCACTGCTGCCATCTTTACCAGAAATCCTACAGGAACCATACTCTTTTCTTTTAATGAAACATTTACCATTGATAATTATTCCCTGTTTTTTAACTTTATCTTCTTGCTCAGTACAGGGCTCACTATCCTGATTTCGCACAGTTACATCAAACGCGAGGGAATCAATCACGGGGAATATTATGCCCTCATCATGTTTGCAACCATAGGCATGATGCTCATGGCAGCCGGTGCAGATTTACTGAACATTTACATCGGCCTCGAGGTTATGTCCATCAGTATCTACATCCTGACAGGTTTTCAGCGGTCAAAACTCATTTCAAACGAGGCGTCTTTAAAATATTTCTTACTGGGTGCATTTGCCACGGGCTTTCTGCTGTATGGCATCTCTGTTATTTACGGTTCAACAGGCACGATCAACCTCAAACAAATTGCCGGTTTTATTGCAGGTAAGGGAGGCATCTCAGATCCCCTGTTACTTATGGGAATGGGGCTGATAATCATTGGACTCGGATTCAAGGTCGCTTCTGTACCGTTCCACGCATGGGTACCCGATGTCTACGAAGGCGCACCCACGGCTATAACGGCCTTTATGTCTGTAGGACCCAAGGCTGCAGGCTTTGCCGCTTTTTTGCGCATCTTTATGACCGCTTTTGAATCCACCCACTACGAATGGCAAAAGGTTATTTACATCCTTGCCATATTGACCATGACAATAGGAAACATAGTAGCTATTACCCAAACGAACATCAAACGTATGCTGGCATATTCCAGTATTGCCCATGCCGGTTATCTCCTCATTGCCCTGGTAGCAGCAAACAATATGGGTGTGCCTGGCACATTGTTTTACATCCTGGCATACACCTTTATGAATATCGGGGCATTCGCCATTGTCATTGTGTTGAGCCATAAGGGAGATGAATTTATACAGATTAATGACTATGCAGGATTGGGCTTTAAGCACCCGCTGCTAGCCATAGCGATGACGCTCTTCATGCTTTCCATGGCAGGAGTTCCACCCATGGCAGGTTTTGTGGGAAAATTTTATATCTTCAGCGCCGCAATAAAGTCAGGGTATGTTGGACTTGCAGTGATTGGAGTAATAAACAGCGTCATCTCTGTGTACTACTATCTCAGAATTACAGTAATTATGTATATGAAGGAATCCACCAGGGAATTTACCCCCCTCACCCTTTCTCCCTTCATTGTTGCCGCCATCGTCATCTCGGTGGTGGGCACACTCCAGTTGGGTATCTTTCCCTCCAGGGTCATGGAAATAGCCCAGCAGGCTACCCTTCTCTTAAGATAA
- a CDS encoding glycosyltransferase family 9 protein, with protein MSKEFDCRFFASEKPCRFKLDCPVDDTCPKYQPMGKRILIIKLAAIGDVLRTTPILPVLKEKYPQSQITWITDQSSLSVLEGNPYIDRLLTANYENTLRLQAEKFDVLICLDKETVASSLASLVKADQKLGFALSGKGLLYPLNKEADYLFRLGVSDELKFRQNKKTYQQLIFEALGLGGKYGEYVINLPQKYTTYGEQLMKQWGIHNGRLVIGLNTGAGKRFATKRWEIGGFVELADRLSKDLKAHVVLLGGPEEVERNKEIASRAKSQIIDSGCHHSLKEFMGLISRCHLIVTGDTLALHLAIALKKLTVTFFGSTCHQEIDLYDRGKKLVADVDCAPCYKGICETMICMKSIHANDVFHACKEVLEAELS; from the coding sequence ATGTCGAAAGAATTTGATTGCCGTTTTTTTGCCTCCGAGAAGCCTTGCCGATTTAAACTCGATTGTCCTGTTGATGATACGTGTCCCAAATATCAACCGATGGGAAAGCGGATTCTGATTATTAAGTTGGCTGCCATTGGGGATGTATTGAGAACCACTCCCATCCTGCCTGTTTTAAAGGAAAAATATCCGCAATCCCAAATTACGTGGATTACGGATCAATCGTCCCTGTCGGTCCTGGAGGGAAATCCATACATTGATCGCCTCCTGACGGCAAATTACGAAAACACCTTGCGGCTTCAGGCAGAGAAATTTGACGTGTTAATCTGTCTGGATAAGGAAACGGTTGCTTCCAGTCTCGCATCTCTTGTGAAGGCAGATCAGAAGCTTGGATTTGCACTCTCCGGGAAAGGACTTCTTTATCCCCTGAACAAAGAGGCGGATTACCTGTTTCGGTTAGGGGTATCTGACGAACTCAAGTTTCGGCAAAACAAGAAGACCTACCAGCAACTTATCTTTGAAGCCCTTGGACTAGGAGGAAAATACGGAGAATATGTCATTAACCTTCCGCAGAAGTACACCACTTACGGTGAACAGTTGATGAAACAGTGGGGGATTCATAATGGCAGACTGGTTATCGGTTTGAATACCGGCGCAGGGAAAAGGTTTGCTACCAAGCGATGGGAAATTGGGGGCTTTGTAGAGCTTGCAGACCGGTTATCAAAAGACCTGAAGGCGCATGTGGTGCTCCTGGGCGGACCCGAGGAAGTCGAACGGAATAAAGAAATTGCTTCCAGGGCAAAGTCCCAAATAATCGACAGCGGATGCCATCACAGTTTGAAGGAATTTATGGGGTTAATAAGCCGGTGTCATCTGATTGTTACGGGAGACACGCTTGCCCTGCATCTTGCTATTGCATTGAAAAAACTGACCGTTACCTTTTTCGGGTCTACGTGCCACCAGGAAATAGACCTTTATGACAGGGGTAAAAAGTTAGTTGCCGATGTGGATTGTGCCCCTTGCTATAAAGGAATATGCGAAACGATGATTTGTATGAAAAGCATACATGCCAATGATGTATTTCATGCCTGCAAAGAGGTATTAGAGGCTGAATTATCTTAA
- a CDS encoding uridine phosphorylase: MKHVYHLDLNNEIIQDVKIALLPGDPFRSQVIAETISGIYGTHNKRLAWKREFCTYLSEMKGKRLLITSTGIGGPSASIAIDELAQLGIGTFIRVGTTGAIQEHINIGDVIITSGSVRLDGASTHYAPIEYPAVAHHEVLNALIEGAKKAKVRYHVGVTASSDTFYPGEERYDSFTKYVLRRFQGATKEWQKLHVLNYEMESSTILTLTASMGLKGGCITGVVNQGGTGKITKESLKVGEENAIRVAIAAVEYLI; this comes from the coding sequence ATGAAACATGTATATCATCTAGATCTCAATAACGAGATAATACAAGATGTAAAAATCGCATTGTTGCCTGGTGACCCTTTCAGATCACAAGTTATTGCCGAGACAATTTCAGGGATTTATGGGACGCACAACAAGCGGTTAGCGTGGAAAAGGGAGTTCTGTACTTATCTCTCAGAGATGAAAGGGAAACGACTCCTTATTACTTCTACAGGCATCGGTGGCCCTTCTGCATCCATAGCCATTGATGAGCTGGCGCAACTGGGAATTGGCACATTCATCCGGGTGGGGACAACGGGTGCAATTCAGGAGCATATCAATATTGGAGACGTGATTATCACCTCTGGCTCTGTACGCCTTGACGGGGCATCAACCCATTACGCACCAATTGAGTATCCCGCAGTTGCTCATCATGAGGTTCTTAATGCCCTTATTGAAGGGGCAAAAAAAGCAAAGGTAAGGTACCATGTGGGCGTAACGGCGTCATCCGATACATTTTATCCTGGTGAGGAGAGATACGATTCGTTTACAAAATATGTATTGAGGAGGTTTCAGGGAGCTACGAAAGAATGGCAGAAGCTCCATGTGTTGAACTACGAGATGGAATCATCAACGATCTTAACCCTTACAGCTTCAATGGGTCTCAAAGGAGGCTGTATAACAGGTGTGGTTAATCAAGGTGGCACAGGAAAGATAACAAAAGAGTCGCTTAAGGTTGGGGAGGAAAATGCTATAAGGGTTGCGATTGCCGCTGTAGAGTACTTGATATAG
- a CDS encoding VanZ family protein, with amino-acid sequence MNRVINIKDLLPTRHNTGSVSLKKLKKMNIKIRVYWIFKCLLTLAYAYLIFTASSEDTSSITLPPYTDKLIHFVLFGLLCLMICWSLSSITIGSKWIYKIILAIGITSLYGALDEIHQFFTPNRSVEILDWLADTGGAVTAGFLWHIATSRWQIKKKKFLAMEKTPIKM; translated from the coding sequence ATGAACCGCGTTATAAATATCAAGGACCTTCTGCCGACGAGACACAATACTGGGTCCGTGTCTTTGAAGAAATTGAAAAAAATGAACATCAAGATTAGAGTATACTGGATTTTCAAATGCCTATTAACACTTGCCTATGCCTATCTTATATTTACCGCATCTTCAGAAGACACCTCTTCCATAACCCTCCCGCCGTATACCGATAAACTCATTCATTTTGTGTTGTTTGGTCTCTTATGCCTCATGATCTGCTGGTCACTTTCTTCTATCACCATAGGAAGCAAGTGGATATATAAAATTATCCTGGCAATCGGTATCACCTCCCTCTACGGTGCATTGGATGAGATTCACCAATTCTTTACCCCAAACCGTTCAGTAGAAATCCTTGACTGGCTGGCGGATACGGGTGGTGCCGTTACCGCTGGCTTTTTATGGCATATAGCTACATCCAGATGGCAAATAAAAAAGAAGAAATTCCTTGCAATGGAAAAAACTCCAATTAAGATGTAG
- a CDS encoding dihydroorotase — translation MINNEVLIKDGHVVDPATGLDGHADIFIKNGKIQTISNDIKPGSNTRIIDATSKYIIPGLIDCHAHLREPGLEYKETIETGSRAAAMGGYTTLICEPNTVPPIDSLEMVESFMERVYQKSVVNIYTKACITKGLLGEELTDIDRLATDKRVRALSDNGNPVFYETLMKRACDLASRNKLIISPHCEDSQVSLDKAKKNPNAAHFPGKPFCHETDFVLREVKYTEQARGWLHVSHVSLKSTLEVIQQAKERRIANITCEVTPHHLLLDETFRDASGNVPKTNPPLRSREDREALQKSLATGIVDVIATDHAPHTHDDIKKGATGFIGLETALGVILTKLVHPGILSLKDVVQKMSTNPAKIFSINGGSLAVGMPADIAIVDMNKEWTVKAEKFESKARNCPFNDWKLTGQVVTTIVGGKVIVDNCQIVC, via the coding sequence ATGATAAATAATGAGGTATTAATAAAAGATGGACACGTCGTGGATCCTGCAACCGGGCTTGATGGCCATGCAGACATCTTTATCAAGAATGGCAAGATCCAGACAATCTCAAATGATATTAAGCCAGGTAGTAATACCAGGATTATCGATGCAACCTCGAAATACATAATTCCAGGCTTAATCGACTGCCATGCTCATCTCCGCGAACCCGGCCTGGAATATAAAGAAACCATAGAGACAGGTTCCCGGGCCGCTGCAATGGGTGGTTATACTACCCTGATATGTGAGCCAAACACCGTTCCCCCCATTGATTCGTTAGAGATGGTGGAATCCTTCATGGAAAGAGTTTACCAGAAAAGCGTGGTAAACATTTATACAAAGGCATGTATCACAAAGGGATTATTGGGCGAAGAATTAACGGATATAGATAGACTAGCAACGGACAAGCGGGTACGCGCACTCTCTGATAATGGGAATCCCGTATTTTACGAAACATTAATGAAAAGGGCATGTGATCTAGCATCACGGAACAAACTTATCATTAGTCCACATTGTGAAGATTCCCAGGTTTCTTTAGATAAGGCAAAAAAAAATCCCAATGCAGCACATTTTCCGGGTAAACCATTTTGTCATGAAACAGATTTTGTCCTCCGGGAGGTCAAATATACCGAACAAGCCAGGGGATGGCTGCACGTCTCGCATGTTAGCCTGAAAAGTACCCTGGAGGTTATCCAGCAAGCAAAAGAAAGGCGTATTGCAAATATCACCTGCGAAGTAACGCCACATCATTTACTGTTGGATGAAACCTTCAGAGATGCAAGTGGAAATGTACCAAAAACCAACCCCCCATTGCGTTCCAGGGAAGACAGAGAGGCACTTCAGAAAAGTTTAGCAACAGGTATTGTCGACGTGATTGCAACAGACCATGCCCCTCACACCCATGATGATATTAAAAAAGGTGCCACAGGTTTTATAGGGCTTGAAACTGCACTCGGCGTTATCCTTACAAAACTAGTCCACCCTGGTATTCTATCATTGAAAGACGTTGTCCAAAAAATGTCTACGAATCCCGCAAAGATTTTCAGTATCAACGGAGGGAGTCTGGCCGTGGGTATGCCAGCTGATATTGCCATTGTAGATATGAATAAAGAATGGACGGTCAAGGCCGAAAAATTTGAGTCAAAGGCCAGAAACTGTCCCTTTAATGATTGGAAGTTAACCGGACAAGTAGTAACCACCATTGTTGGTGGAAAGGTAATCGTGGATAATTGCCAAATTGTATGTTAA
- a CDS encoding endonuclease III domain-containing protein gives MNKAKTIFKIYQKMFAALGPQQWWPGETPFEIVIGAILTQNTNWSNVEKAIKNLKTAGKLSPEGIHELSVTELAQLIRPSGFFNVKARRVKTFINWLFSRYEGNLSSMFNQDLQILRDELLSVKGIGPETADSILLYAGNLPTFVVDAYTHRIFSRHGFVSEESTYDEMKSFFEENLPKDVKLFNEYHALLVNIGKMFCKPKKVCEQCPLKDFL, from the coding sequence ATGAATAAAGCCAAAACTATTTTCAAAATATACCAAAAGATGTTCGCTGCACTGGGTCCACAGCAATGGTGGCCGGGAGAAACTCCTTTTGAGATTGTCATTGGTGCTATATTAACACAGAATACCAACTGGTCTAACGTTGAAAAGGCCATCAAAAACCTTAAGACAGCCGGAAAACTCTCTCCGGAAGGCATTCACGAATTGAGTGTAACCGAATTGGCACAGCTTATTCGTCCTTCCGGCTTTTTTAATGTTAAAGCAAGGCGTGTTAAAACGTTTATCAACTGGCTCTTTTCAAGATACGAAGGCAATCTCTCCAGTATGTTCAACCAGGATCTGCAAATACTTCGGGATGAACTGCTTTCCGTAAAAGGCATTGGACCAGAAACAGCAGATTCTATTTTGTTGTACGCAGGAAATCTGCCCACATTTGTTGTGGATGCTTATACTCATAGGATTTTTTCACGGCATGGTTTTGTTTCTGAAGAAAGTACCTATGACGAGATGAAGTCTTTCTTTGAAGAAAACCTTCCCAAAGATGTAAAATTATTTAATGAATACCATGCCTTATTGGTAAACATCGGAAAGATGTTTTGTAAACCGAAAAAGGTCTGTGAACAATGTCCTCTGAAAGATTTTTTGTAA
- a CDS encoding 4Fe-4S dicluster domain-containing protein, whose protein sequence is MAHKITDDCINCGACESECPVNAISESGDKRAISTDTCTDCGNCVASCPVEAILAP, encoded by the coding sequence ATGGCTCATAAAATCACGGATGATTGTATAAATTGTGGTGCCTGTGAGAGTGAATGCCCTGTCAATGCTATATCCGAGTCGGGGGATAAGAGGGCTATTAGCACAGATACCTGTACGGATTGTGGCAATTGCGTGGCTTCATGCCCTGTTGAGGCAATTCTTGCTCCATAA
- the lpxK gene encoding tetraacyldisaccharide 4'-kinase — MFLFQYLPITIFREYYLKVLKEEPSDICSQAILKALYPLSKIYGFVVKTRIFFYKKGILKSVRLPVPVISVGNITMGGTGKTPVVEYIARYLQKKGKRVAILSRGYAATIKQENSSLSENVCNDEYLLFQENIPNIPHLLNKNRAKSGLEAIRHFRAEYLLLDDGFQHIRLAKDLNIVTIDALNPFGREYLVPRGTLREPLEELRRADMIMLTHVNQCSLDEIQSIIDRLHEVAGHIPVVETVHKPICLESLTDAARLDIHCLHGKKIFAFCAIGNPVSFRKSIESLGGELLGFQVFSDHHVYTTSELMELNAAAQRIRPDAIIITQKDKVKIKTGHVLWDFPLWTLKMEIRIVKGCEIFENMINAILN; from the coding sequence ATTTTCCTTTTCCAGTATTTACCCATAACTATTTTTAGGGAATATTATTTAAAAGTCTTGAAAGAGGAACCTTCTGATATATGCTCCCAGGCGATTCTGAAGGCACTTTATCCCCTTTCAAAAATATACGGGTTTGTAGTTAAAACTCGTATTTTTTTTTATAAAAAAGGCATTCTGAAAAGCGTCCGTCTTCCCGTTCCTGTAATCAGTGTGGGAAATATTACGATGGGGGGAACCGGAAAGACGCCGGTAGTGGAATATATCGCAAGATATTTGCAAAAGAAAGGGAAAAGGGTTGCTATCCTCAGCAGGGGTTACGCAGCTACCATAAAACAGGAAAACAGTTCTTTGTCTGAAAATGTTTGCAATGATGAGTACCTCTTGTTTCAGGAAAATATCCCGAATATTCCCCATCTGTTAAATAAAAACAGGGCAAAAAGTGGATTAGAGGCGATCAGGCACTTTCGGGCTGAATATTTATTACTGGATGATGGATTTCAGCACATTCGCCTGGCAAAGGATTTGAATATTGTTACTATTGATGCACTAAATCCATTTGGGCGTGAGTATTTAGTCCCACGTGGAACGTTACGTGAACCTTTAGAAGAACTAAGACGGGCAGACATGATTATGCTAACCCACGTAAACCAATGCAGCCTTGATGAAATTCAATCAATCATTGATCGGCTGCATGAGGTTGCAGGACACATTCCTGTAGTAGAAACAGTTCATAAACCTATTTGTTTAGAATCATTAACGGACGCTGCGAGGTTGGATATTCACTGTTTGCATGGGAAAAAGATCTTTGCATTTTGTGCCATAGGCAACCCTGTATCATTCAGGAAAAGCATTGAAAGCTTGGGGGGAGAATTGCTCGGTTTTCAGGTATTTTCAGACCATCATGTATATACCACATCTGAATTGATGGAACTAAATGCCGCGGCGCAGCGTATCAGGCCAGATGCAATTATTATCACACAAAAAGATAAGGTAAAAATAAAAACTGGCCACGTTCTATGGGACTTTCCATTATGGACATTAAAGATGGAAATTCGTATTGTAAAAGGTTGTGAGATTTTTGAAAATATGATCAATGCCATTCTGAATTGA
- a CDS encoding HNH endonuclease, which translates to MQQIASLESSVLVLNKFFMALHVISAKRAFVLLCKEAAEVVSVDDGKFNSYNFESWKDVSLYKVKLGLPDEDTSWIRTVSFEIEVPKIIRLLFYDKHPQSNVKFNRRNIFARDENRCQYCGQRFPTSELSLDHIIPKAYNGKTTWTNIVCACTECNKSKGGRTPEEARMKLIRKPVKPKHSPILSLKLRSDRYRSWKQFLDEAYWSVPLK; encoded by the coding sequence ATGCAACAAATTGCTTCTTTAGAATCAAGCGTATTGGTATTAAACAAATTTTTCATGGCCCTTCATGTAATTTCGGCAAAGAGGGCATTTGTTTTATTATGCAAGGAAGCCGCGGAGGTCGTTTCTGTAGATGACGGGAAATTCAATTCCTATAATTTTGAGAGTTGGAAAGACGTCTCTCTCTACAAGGTTAAATTAGGTTTACCAGACGAAGACACCAGCTGGATCAGGACTGTCTCTTTTGAAATCGAAGTGCCAAAGATTATCCGTCTTTTATTCTATGATAAGCACCCGCAATCCAACGTAAAATTCAATAGACGGAACATCTTTGCCCGCGATGAAAACAGATGCCAATACTGCGGTCAACGGTTTCCGACATCGGAACTCAGCTTAGACCATATTATACCAAAGGCGTATAATGGGAAAACTACCTGGACAAATATTGTATGCGCCTGTACGGAATGTAATAAATCGAAAGGCGGAAGAACTCCTGAAGAGGCGAGAATGAAGTTAATACGCAAACCAGTCAAGCCAAAGCATAGCCCCATCTTAAGCCTTAAACTTCGTTCAGATAGATATCGCTCATGGAAGCAATTTTTAGACGAAGCATATTGGTCTGTTCCGTTGAAATAA
- the thiD gene encoding bifunctional hydroxymethylpyrimidine kinase/phosphomethylpyrimidine kinase yields MKKQAPSLYKVLSIAGSDSGGGAGIQADIKTITAIGGYATTVITALTAQNTLGVHSIFEVPASFVGQQIDAVMKDIGTDAIKTGMLLCKDIVDVVSSKIKEYHIKRVVVDPVMLSKNEKRLLSTDAANALTSQLFPLSLVVTPNIPEAEYISGLKIKNVSHAEEAAKCIYQLGASHVLIKGGHAGKLWDTNNKDKVIDILYDGKHFEYIEGEYIPTKNTHGTGCTYASAIATYLARGNGLREAVVQAKRFVTISIRKSFNPGKGYGTLDQFGTVQFP; encoded by the coding sequence ATGAAGAAACAAGCGCCATCTCTGTATAAAGTCCTTTCCATTGCCGGTTCTGATTCCGGAGGTGGGGCTGGAATACAGGCAGACATCAAGACTATTACGGCCATTGGTGGCTATGCCACAACCGTCATTACCGCACTGACCGCTCAAAATACCCTGGGTGTCCATTCCATCTTTGAGGTGCCGGCATCCTTTGTCGGTCAACAAATAGATGCCGTAATGAAAGACATCGGCACGGATGCCATTAAAACGGGGATGCTGCTGTGCAAGGATATCGTGGATGTGGTAAGTTCGAAAATCAAGGAGTATCACATCAAACGTGTTGTGGTAGACCCGGTCATGCTCTCCAAGAACGAAAAGAGATTGTTGTCGACCGACGCCGCTAATGCCCTTACTTCTCAACTATTTCCTCTGTCCCTTGTCGTAACACCAAATATTCCGGAAGCAGAATATATCAGCGGTTTAAAGATAAAAAATGTATCCCATGCAGAAGAAGCCGCTAAATGTATTTATCAATTAGGTGCTTCGCATGTACTCATAAAAGGCGGACATGCTGGAAAATTATGGGATACGAACAATAAAGATAAGGTTATTGATATTTTATATGATGGAAAACACTTTGAGTATATTGAAGGTGAATACATACCGACAAAAAATACCCATGGCACAGGTTGCACCTACGCCTCAGCAATAGCTACCTATTTAGCCAGGGGAAATGGGTTAAGAGAGGCCGTTGTTCAGGCAAAGAGATTTGTTACAATCTCTATTCGGAAGTCCTTTAATCCTGGCAAGGGATACGGCACTTTGGATCAGTTCGGGACGGTACAATTCCCTTGA
- a CDS encoding MBL fold metallo-hydrolase, with amino-acid sequence MKVGKFEIYPVTDVNIFLDGGAVFGIVPRVLWEKVYPPDERNRIQLSLHCPLVVTERYNILIDTGVGTKHNEKFCQIYGIDKKYNLLQSLCHFGYQPKDIDLIINTHLHFDHAGGNTTMNENGKIVPAFPNARYLVQKGEMEAAMNSNERTRASYLAEDFLPIDDHKLLSLVNEDIIELDKGISLIRIGGHTQHHQCVKIESVGHVAFFLGDLVPTVAHLHYPYISGYDLFPLETLENKKKVLKQAFEEHWLLIFQHDPRVLMGYLKKVDGRFEVEEVTL; translated from the coding sequence ATGAAGGTAGGCAAGTTCGAAATTTATCCTGTAACCGATGTCAACATTTTCCTGGATGGTGGAGCGGTCTTTGGAATTGTACCCCGCGTCTTGTGGGAGAAGGTCTATCCGCCTGATGAGAGAAACAGGATACAATTATCTCTCCACTGCCCCCTGGTCGTGACAGAGAGATATAACATCCTGATCGATACGGGAGTTGGAACAAAGCATAACGAGAAATTTTGCCAAATTTACGGTATTGATAAAAAATACAACCTGTTGCAATCCTTGTGTCATTTTGGTTATCAGCCCAAAGATATCGATCTGATTATCAATACTCATCTGCACTTTGACCATGCTGGTGGAAATACCACTATGAATGAAAATGGTAAGATTGTCCCCGCATTTCCAAATGCAAGATATCTCGTCCAGAAAGGAGAGATGGAGGCTGCGATGAATTCAAATGAAAGGACAAGGGCAAGTTACCTGGCTGAAGACTTTTTGCCTATAGATGACCATAAACTTCTCTCCCTCGTAAACGAAGACATTATAGAACTGGATAAAGGGATCTCCCTCATAAGAATTGGTGGTCACACCCAACATCATCAATGTGTAAAAATCGAATCTGTGGGACACGTGGCCTTTTTCCTGGGAGACCTGGTACCCACCGTTGCCCATTTACATTACCCCTACATTTCTGGATACGATTTATTCCCTTTGGAAACCCTGGAAAACAAAAAGAAGGTATTGAAGCAGGCATTTGAGGAACACTGGCTCCTGATCTTTCAACACGATCCTAGAGTACTCATGGGTTACCTTAAGAAGGTGGATGGGCGGTTTGAGGTTGAGGAAGTAACACTATAG
- a CDS encoding glycosyltransferase family 1 protein has translation MKIALVVYQFIKEKGGVESYVCNLSKQLLDRGYEVHIFAHRFGGDRNKRLICHPVPAITFWSPLKYWTFAVNAPKIIKKTQVKFDLVHGFTQTLFQDIYRVGGGCHWDYMMHTYPLMQSLFGKILICLNPRHFSLLFLERIIFKRKYYKQITCISKQCRKEIIHHYQLSPDAIEVIYNGVDINIFTPQNRTTYRDKVRAKYGIAPDEVLLLFVGSGFKRKGLKYVIEALSLVNKSRKVKLLVVGKGNVREYQRLAKEKDVLDKVVFAGVCKQTEEIYAGGDIFVFPSEYDAFGTACLEAMASGLPVIASNTSGVSEIITHRQDGFVINHPVDAKEITNYINVLLEKEKREQIGLAARQKAEMYSFEANIEKTLRIYRKVRDTNPIK, from the coding sequence ATGAAAATTGCATTAGTGGTGTATCAGTTTATTAAGGAAAAAGGCGGTGTGGAAAGTTATGTGTGTAACTTATCCAAACAACTCCTCGATCGCGGTTATGAAGTTCATATCTTTGCACATCGATTTGGTGGAGACCGTAATAAGAGATTGATCTGCCATCCTGTTCCGGCCATTACCTTCTGGTCGCCATTAAAATACTGGACATTTGCAGTAAATGCCCCTAAGATTATTAAAAAAACTCAGGTAAAATTTGATCTCGTTCACGGATTTACCCAAACATTGTTTCAGGATATTTACCGGGTCGGCGGGGGATGTCATTGGGACTATATGATGCATACCTACCCCTTGATGCAATCTCTGTTTGGCAAGATTCTCATATGCCTGAATCCAAGGCACTTTAGCCTGCTGTTTTTAGAAAGGATTATTTTCAAAAGGAAATACTATAAGCAGATTACCTGTATCTCGAAACAATGCAGGAAAGAAATTATACACCATTATCAATTATCTCCAGACGCCATAGAGGTTATTTATAATGGGGTAGACATCAATATATTTACGCCTCAAAACAGAACAACGTATAGAGATAAAGTAAGGGCTAAATACGGAATTGCACCAGATGAAGTTCTCCTGTTATTTGTTGGTTCCGGTTTTAAGAGAAAAGGCCTGAAATATGTAATTGAGGCATTGTCTCTGGTTAATAAATCTCGAAAAGTAAAATTGCTCGTTGTGGGGAAAGGAAACGTTCGGGAATACCAACGGCTCGCAAAGGAAAAAGACGTTCTTGACAAGGTGGTCTTTGCAGGTGTGTGCAAACAGACCGAGGAGATATACGCCGGGGGAGATATTTTTGTTTTTCCCAGCGAGTATGATGCCTTTGGTACTGCCTGTCTTGAGGCAATGGCATCCGGACTTCCGGTTATTGCCAGCAATACCAGTGGCGTATCAGAGATTATTACCCACAGGCAAGACGGTTTCGTTATTAATCACCCCGTTGACGCAAAGGAAATAACAAATTATATTAACGTACTTCTGGAAAAAGAAAAAAGGGAACAAATAGGCCTTGCCGCAAGACAAAAGGCAGAAATGTATTCCTTTGAAGCAAATATTGAAAAAACGCTCAGGATTTATCGTAAGGTGCGAGATACCAATCCAATAAAATAG